The following is a genomic window from Gemmatimonadota bacterium.
GGGCAGCGGGTGGTGGGTCCGGCGGGTCCTCCAGGAGGTTGTTACGGCACACGGCGTGCCCACGAGTAGGCCAGTTGGAGCGGGTTCGAACTCGGCTGGCAGGCGGCAACATCGAGCCGGACCCAGGCGCGCGCGGCCCCGGCCGGCCGGGACAGGGATGACCCATGGGCCGGGACAGGGATGTCCCAGCCAAATCGGTTCAATGAAGGGCAAGCACCTCACGCCCCCCAAAAAAGAGGAAGTCGCCGCTCACGCGACGCCTCCCGATATGTAAGCTCCCGCGGCAGGACTCGAACCTGCGACACGGTGGTTAACAGCCACCTGCTCTACCAACTGAGCTACGCGGGATCAGGCCCCCGATGCTAATGCAAACGCCGCACCAGGTCAACGGATTTCGGCCCCGCGCGGGGCCTACTCGGCCCCCGCGATCTCGCTCATATGGGCGAAGATCGCCAGCAAGTCTTCGTCGTCCGAAAACACGGCGCTCAATGTCTCCCACGGCATGACTTCGGTGTCGGATACGACCCCGTTCGGCTTCACTCCCGTCCGGATGAACTCCACGAACTGTTCCGCGCGCCACGTCTCCCCCGCCAGGGTCAGTCCCGGCACTTCGAACTCTTCGTTCCCGCGCAGGTCGGCTCCGTGGCACAAGGCGCAGGTGATGGAGGCCAGGTACGCCCCGTACGCCGCGGTCGGGCCGCGCGCGGGGGCCTCGACCGGGCTCGCGATGGCCGGCTGGACGGCGAAGATCGGCGCCGGAATCGACATCAGAGCGCCCAGGACGTTGAGGCGCGCCGGAGGGGTGTCCTTTCCCTCGCTCTGTTGCCGCCGAAGGACCGTCACGAGCGCTCGCACGTGCGCGTCGCTCAGCTTTCCGAACGTCTCGGAAGGCATGATCAGGAGCGACCGCCCGGACCTGTGGACGCCCTCGCGGATGGCGCGGATGATCTCCCCGTCGGACCAGTCGCCGAGGTGCACGGGGGTCAGATTCGGAGCGTAGAACGTCCCTATCGGCGGGGCTTCATCCTCCGCGAGAAAGTCGTTCCCCACCAGCGGCAGCTCCTCGTCGGGCGAGTGACACCCCGCGCACAGTAGCAGGTACTTCTCGGCGAACGCCATCTCCTCGGAGGTCGGCTGTACGGCCACAGCCGAAGGTGGGTTGTCGTAGTTGCGGTTCAAAAGGTAGAAGCCGAATAGCGCCGCCCCCAGGGCCAGAAAGAAGATCAGAGTCGCCAGCGCCGAGAGCGGCGTGGCGGTCCACTTGAGCCACTTTCGGCTTGCGCGCCAGGATCGACGGGTCAGCCAGACGAAAAGAGACAGCAACGCGAGGAGCATGACAACGCCGAAGAAGTCGAACAAAGGACGCCTCCTGAGGTGGGCATGGAATCCGTTCGGCAACCTTCCAAGCTGTCCCTAACCCAGCAGCCAGTCCAGCATTTCCCGGACGACGTCGTGGACATCGTAGCCCTCGTCCCAAAGGCGCTCGAATCGCTCTTCGGCTCTCAGGATGGCGTGGTGGTGCGCGAGGATCCCGCACAGGGTGGGCACGGCGCCGGGGTGCGGCACGTCGAAACGGTGAGATCCCACTAGAACGGTGCCCGAGTCGGGACCGCCCGTTCGACGGAAGACCGAGAAGTCCGGATCCCACCGCACCATCCCCGCCGCCCGAACCTGGATCCGGCCGCTTCGCAGAACTCCACGAAGCCGCTCCAACTCGGCCTTCCGCCTGTCGTCGAACACCGCCGCACCGGGGGCGCCGGCGACCGTATCCACGTCCAGTCGCCCGAGCAGCAGTCGCACGCGCACTCGCGCCAGATCGCGCGCGCCGAAACGCAGCGCGGCGAGGCGGATCCGTGCGATCGCCAGGTCGGCCCGGTGCGACCGCGCGAGCAGCCGGCGCACCGTCCCGCGCACCGCGCGGGGGTCGTTGAGAAGCATCGAACTGGAGCTTGGCCGCCATCGCCGGGCGGTACCATGGGCGCCCGGGTCCAGGCACCCGTTCGGCCGGGGCTTTGCACGAAGGCGCCCGCCCCCCGACATTGTCGCCCGCCGCGCGGCCGCGGCCCTACCCTCGCCGCGCGGTGGAACAACGTCGCGACCGGGTGACCGGCACCAACGCACAAGACAGAACCCACGCACCGAATGCTGAGCGACATAGCGATCGCAACCGCCGCGGAAATGAAGCCCATCACCGAGATCGCCGCCAAGGTCGGCCTCTCGGAAACCGACCTGGAGTCCTACGGTCGCTACAAGGCCAAAGTCCCGCTCAGCGTGCTGGCGGAACGCGGCGGCGTGGGACCCAATCCCGACGCCGCCGGCAAGCTGGTCCTCGTCACGGGCGTGAGCCCAACGCCGGCCGGCGAGGGCAAGTCCACCGTGTCCGTGGGGCTTGCCGACGCTCTCACGCTGCGCGATCGCAAGGCCGTGCTGTGTCTCCGCGAACCTAGCCTGGGCCCCGTGTTCGGGATCAAGGGCGGCGCCGCGGGCGGTGGCTACTCCCAGGTCGTCCCCATGGACGACATCAACCTGCACTTCACCGGCGACTTCCACGCGATCACGTCGGCGCACGCGCTGCTGAGCGCGATGCTCGACAACCACCTGCACCGCAGGCTGGAGCCGGTGGTCGATCCGCGGCGGGTCACGTGGCGACGCGCGGTGGACATGAACGACCGCGCGCTGCGCGAGGTCGTGATCGGCCTGGGAGGGCCCATCCAGGGCACGCCGCGCGAGGAGGGCTTCAGCATCACCGCGGCGTCCGAGGTCATGGCGATCTTCTGCCTGGCGAGCGACCTGGATGACCTGAACGCGCGCCTCGGCCGGATCATGGTGGGATCGGGCTACGACCGCACGCCGGTACGCGCAGAGGCCATCGGAGCGCCCGGGGCGATGACCGTGCTGCTCAAGGACGCCGTGGCGCCCAACCTGGTACAGACGCTCGGCGGCACGCCTGCGTTCGTGCACGGCGGGCCTTTCGCCAACATCGCGCACGGCTGCAACTCCCTGATCGCCACGCGGGCTGGCCTGACCCTCGGCGACATCGTCGTCACGGAGGCCGGGTTCGGCGCCGACCTGGGGGCGGAGAAGTTCTTCGACATCAAATGCCGGATCGGCGAGCTGCGCCCGGACGCGGTCGTGATCGTGGCCACCGTCAGGGCCCTCAAGATGAACGGGGGAGCGGCGTTACAGACTATTCAACAGGAAGATGTCAACGCCTTGCGCCAGGGTGTGGACAACCTGATCGGTCACGTGGAGAACGTGCGGAAATTCGGCGTGCCGGCGGTGGTGGCGATCAACAAGTTCGCGACCGACACCGACGCCGAACTAGGGGTCATCCTGGACGCCTGCGAGGAGATAGGCGCGCGCGCCGCGGCGGCCAACGCGCACGGCCAGGGCGGCGAAGGCGTGCTGGACATAGCCGACATCGTGCTGGAGATGGTCGAGAACGGGGAGGCCGACTATCGGCCGCTCTATCCGCTCGACATGGGGCTCGCGGAGAAGATCGAGACGGTGGCGACGGAGATCTACGGAGCCGACGGCGTGGACTTC
Proteins encoded in this region:
- a CDS encoding cytochrome c — protein: MFDFFGVVMLLALLSLFVWLTRRSWRASRKWLKWTATPLSALATLIFFLALGAALFGFYLLNRNYDNPPSAVAVQPTSEEMAFAEKYLLLCAGCHSPDEELPLVGNDFLAEDEAPPIGTFYAPNLTPVHLGDWSDGEIIRAIREGVHRSGRSLLIMPSETFGKLSDAHVRALVTVLRRQQSEGKDTPPARLNVLGALMSIPAPIFAVQPAIASPVEAPARGPTAAYGAYLASITCALCHGADLRGNEEFEVPGLTLAGETWRAEQFVEFIRTGVKPNGVVSDTEVMPWETLSAVFSDDEDLLAIFAHMSEIAGAE
- a CDS encoding formate--tetrahydrofolate ligase yields the protein MLSDIAIATAAEMKPITEIAAKVGLSETDLESYGRYKAKVPLSVLAERGGVGPNPDAAGKLVLVTGVSPTPAGEGKSTVSVGLADALTLRDRKAVLCLREPSLGPVFGIKGGAAGGGYSQVVPMDDINLHFTGDFHAITSAHALLSAMLDNHLHRRLEPVVDPRRVTWRRAVDMNDRALREVVIGLGGPIQGTPREEGFSITAASEVMAIFCLASDLDDLNARLGRIMVGSGYDRTPVRAEAIGAPGAMTVLLKDAVAPNLVQTLGGTPAFVHGGPFANIAHGCNSLIATRAGLTLGDIVVTEAGFGADLGAEKFFDIKCRIGELRPDAVVIVATVRALKMNGGAALQTIQQEDVNALRQGVDNLIGHVENVRKFGVPAVVAINKFATDTDAELGVILDACEEIGARAAAANAHGQGGEGVLDIADIVLEMVENGEADYRPLYPLDMGLAEKIETVATEIYGADGVDFVGTAGKDIERLEAAGLREVPVCVAKTQYSFTDDPKRLGRPKGFRIGVREVTPSAGAGFVVAKTGAIMTMPGLSAKPAALNMRVMPDGSVEGLF